A stretch of DNA from Candidatus Binatia bacterium:
CCTAACAGGGCGATAATCCCCACCCATACGGCCACACTCATGTTGTACCCCAAAGCCCACATCAACCAGAACGCCCCGACCAAACTAAAGGGGACCGCGAGCAGTACGACGCCAACTCGGAACCAACTTCCATTGGCCGCGTAAAGCAAGACGGTAACGATCAGTAGAGTCGCCGGTACGGCCACCATCAGGCGCTGGTTGGCCTTTTCCAAGTACTCGAAGCGGCCGGACCATACGCGACTGTAACCGGGTGGTAGTGGAACAGCCTCAGCGACCACGCGTTGGGCTTCGCGCACGTAACCACCTAAATCTCGCTCGGCGATGTCCACATACACCCATGCGGACCGCTGCGCGTTCTCACTGCGGATCATGGGCGGCCCTGGGCGCACAGCAAATTGGACGAGCTGCCCCAGAGGAACGGCTTCCCCTTCGGGCGTGCGGACCAAAATCTGCCGCAAGCCTTCGGGGTCTTCCCTGAGCTCACGCGCGTAACGGACCGTAATCGGATAGCGCGCGAGGCCATCCACAATCGTGGTAATCTCCCGCCCACCCACTGCGGTCTGGATCACCTCCTGCACGTCGCCCACTGTTAGGCCATAACGTGCGATTTCGTCTCGGCGCACATCCACGTCGAGATAGTATGCCCCGACCGCTCGCTCCGGGTACGCACTGAGCGTACCACGAACACGCTCTTGCAGCACCACAGCGGTGCGCTCGGCAAGCTCGTTGAGTACGTTGAGGTCAGGTCCCAGGATTTTTACCCCGACCGGCGTCTTGATGCCGGTCGTCAGCATGTTGATGCGGTTTTCGATCGGGTAGGGCCACGCATTGGCCACTCCAGGAAAGTGCACGACCTCGTTCAACCCAGGGTGCCGCGTGCCATCGGGGTCGGTCCAACCTAGCTTGAGTTCCTCGGTCGTAATGCGCCTCCGCTCGGGCCAAAACGTGGCCGTCAGCGGCCACTTCAACCACGCTGGCCAATCGCTGAAGAAGTATTGCAGTGGGCGCGTACGCCACCGCTCCGGGTCGGTGTGTAACTGGATCACAGTTTCAATCATGGACAACGGTGCAGGATCAGTTGCCGTTTCCGCACGCCCGATCTTGCCGTGGACACTACGCACTTCCGGAAACAACCGCAAAAGCTTGTCGCTCTGCTGCAAGAGTTCCCGGCTCTTCGTTACGCTGATGCTCGGGTCGGTCGTCGGCATGTACAGTAGGTCACCCTCGTCCAAAGGCGGCATGAACTCCTCACCGAGTTGCCGGAACGCCCAAACGGCGGACAATCCCAGAAGTACCACGACGCCGACTGTGACCCACGGCCACCGCAAGGCAGCCCAAAATGCGGGCTCGTAGACACGTACGAGCAAGCGATTGAAGGGGTTTTCGTGTTCTGCGCGACCGGCGCGGCGAATGAGCCACACCATCAGCACCGGCACCAATGTGACGCTCAACAGGGAGCCGGCCGCCATCGCAAAAGTCTTCGTGTACGCCAGCGGCTTGAACAGCCGCCCGGATTGCTCCCCCAGCACAAAGATCGGCAAGAAGGACACCGTGATGATCAAGAGCGAGTAAAACAGACTTGGCCCAACCTCGCGCGCTGCATCCACGACCGCTTGCACCCTCTGCGCCCTGTCTACCCCTGCGCGCTCGGCCGATGCGAGTTCCGCCAATTTGCGCTGTGCGTTCTCGACCATGACAATGGCGGAATCCACCATGACACCAATGGCCAACGCCAACCCCCCGAGACTCATAATGTTCGCGTTGATCCCGAGCAGTTGCATCACCGCCACGGATGCCAGCAAGCCGAGCGGAAGCACCAGCACGACCACGAGAGTGCTCGGCCAATGCAACAGGAAGAGAAAACACACGACCGTAACGACAACGAGCTCCTCTTTGAGCGCTCTCCACAGAGTGGCCACGGCCCGCTCGATCAAGGCAGAACGGTCGTAGGTGACGATGACCAGGACCCCGGGAGGAAGGCCTTCTTCGAGCTCCGCCAAGCGCCGCTTTGCGTCCTGGATGACCTTGTAGGCGTTCTCGCCGAAACGAGCGATCACCACGGCACCCACTACCTCCCCGCGACCGTTGTACTCGCTCACGCCGCGGCGCATGGCACCGGAAACCTCTATGGTTGCCACCTGCCGCAACAATATGGGCGCGCCGTCTTTTCCCTTGCCTACCACTACCTGACCCAGGTCCTCCAACTGGTTCAGCCTCACGTAACCCCGGCTCCGCACCATGTATTCGTGTTCGGCGCGCTCCACCACGGCGCCGCCGACATCGTTGTTCGAACGTTCCACTGCGCGGGCAACCTCGTCCAGCGACACCCCGTAGGCATGCAACACGTGGGGATCGAGAACGGCCTGCACCTGCCGCACGAACCCGCCCATCGTCGCCACCTCAGCCACCCCTTCCACGGCGGCGAGTGGGTAGCGCAAAAACCAGTCTTGGAGACTTCGCAACTCAGCCAAATCTTGCTCGGCCGGCACCAGTGGACTGCCGTCGAGTGGGCACGTCCCAGGGTCCTCGAACCCGCGCACCTTTTTCAGCTTTGTCGTCCGCCCGCTCGGTGCTTCCGCAGGGTTCGCGTACCAGCGCTGTTGTTCGTCGTCGAACCAGATCCCGCGGGGGTGATTCTTGCAGTACCACCCGGGGAACAACACGTATTGCAACACCCAACCAACGCCCGTGGCGTCGGGGCCGAGCTTTGGCTCCACTCCGGGAGGCAGCCGATCTCGCGCGTAATTCAAATATTCCAGCACGCGCGTCCGCGCCCAGTACAAGTCGGTTCCGTCTTCGAACAGCACGTAGACGAAGGAAAGGCCAAACATGCTGAGCCCGCGCACATCGGTCGAGCCCGGAACAGACAACATGGCGCTGGCAAGTGGGTACGTGACCTGGTCGTCCACGACCGTGGGGTTTTGTCCCGGGTACTCGGTGACGACGATGACTTGCACATCGGAGAGATCGGGGATCGCATCGAGTCGGATCGTGCGTACGCTCCATATACCCAGCAGCAACAGCGCAGCCCCCAACAGAGCCACGAGCCAGCGGTTGCGCACGCTCCAGTCAATGACTGTGGCCACCATGCGCCGCTCCTTCCTCCGAACCGGTGGCGAACTTCCGCGCAGCCTCGCGCAAGCGGCTTTCCGCATCGAGCAGGAACTGCCCGTTAACGACCACCTTTTCCCCAATTTCGAGCCCGCGGGTGATGCCAACGAGGCCATCTGCACCGGTGGGGCCCGTCTCCACAGTGCGCAGCTCGAAGTGCCCCGGAGATTCGAGCACAAAGGCGACCTTCCGCTCCCCGGTGTCGATGATTGCCTCCTTGGGAACCACAATCGCATCGGTGCTAGCGACCCCGGAAATCTCTGCGGTCGCCGCCATGCCCTGGCGCAGCAATCCCTCGTCATTCGCGATTTCCGCCCGGGCAATGATGACGCGGGCTGGGGTTTCCACGTGCGGGTGCAAAAACATAATTTTGCCGCGGAACGTCTTTCCCGGTACACCGATCACGCGAGCTTCGATCTCTTGGCCAAGCTGAATGTACGGCAGGTCTTGTTCATAGACTTGCGCGTCGAGCCACATTGTGAAGCGGTCGTTCACTCTCAGAATCGGCTGCCCGGCTTCGACTCTTGCGCCTTCGTTCACGAATTTTGCCACCACGTGCGTCGGCGCCGTGGCGTGAAACGTTACGGTTCGCGGCGGCTCTGCAGCCTGGGCGTACAAGTCAATCTGGTCGTCTCCCAGCCCAAGTTGTTCGAGCTTGCGGCGGACAGCGCGACGTAACGCGGGATCCGGTGAGCCGGTGCGATGGAGACTCACCCACTCGCCGATTGCCGCCTGGAGGTCAGGACTGTACACGTCAAACAGCGGTGCGCCCTTGGCCACGTGCACGCCTTCATAACTGGCATACAGCCGTTCGATCCACCCGCTCGTTCGCAAAGTCAGATCGCGCACGGTGGACTCTCGCTCCCGCACTTCCGCGTAAGCACGCACAGTCGCTCGCAAGGGTGCACGCGTAACCTCCACGACTCGTAATCCCATGTTCTGCTCGATCCGCGGATCGATCACGAGCGATTCTTCCCCATGGCGGGTACTGCTTCGAGGGTGCAACGGTGTGAGCTGCATGCCGCAAATCGGGCACAACCCCGGAGCATCTCGAATGACTTGCGGATGCATGGAGCAGGTCCACAACGTCTTCTCCTCGCCGCCCTGTCCGCGCTGATCCGCGGGAGCCCCGCTATCCGCAGTGGCAGGCACAATCGCACCGCGCACTGTCACCCAGGCTAGAATCGCGACGACCAGCCACAGCACGAGGGCGCCCGGCCCTCCTCCCCTGTTCCGCTGCCTCGGATCTCCACTGGCTGAACGCTTAGTTCCCATGGGCCACCTCCGCACGCGCAGGGGCGCCGCCCGGCCCGAATCGGCCGAGCAACCGGTCCGCACGCGCAACTTGCTGCTCTCGTAGGGCGATGATTTCCTCTAACCGTGCCTCGACTTCCGTTCGTGCCGCCTCCGCACGAGCCCATTCGGCCAGCGGCACCGTGTTCGCTTCGTAGGCCTGACGAAGAGTCGCACACACGAGCCGAAAGTCGGGCAGGAGTTGTTCCTCCCAAAGGCGGCGCTGCCGATCCAGGTTCTCGACCAACACGAGAGCCGTCGCGAGCTCGGATGTCTTCGTGGTTTGCTCCTGCTCGAGCATGGCTCGGCTCGCACGCAGCAGCGCGTCGAGATTGGCGACTTGCGCTTGCAGTCGCCGCCACGTGAGCGGCAGAACCAGGGCCGCGCCGATCGTTCGACTGGGCTCGCCGGTGAAGGCCAGCATCGGATTGACGTCGGGCAAAAACTGCAACCGGGCCAGCTCCAAAGCCCGTTGCCGTGCGGCCACCTCGGCCCGCAACCCGGCTAGTTCCGCGTTACCCGCCATCAGTTCTTGGTACAGTGCCTCCCAGCTCCGATTCGGAGCCACCAAGGGCGGCGGCGCCGCCGCTGCCCCGAGCGGTGCGCCAGGGGAGCGCCCCAGGAGCGCGTTGAGCTCGGAACGCAGTACCGCCTCCTGAGCAACCAGGTCCGCCACGTCGTTTCGAGCAAGCAAAAGTTCCGCGCGGGCGCGGATCCAGGCGTCCTGACTCGTTTGTCCCGCTTCCAAAGAAGCCGCCAAACTTTGTTCCCCCCTTGCCAGCCACTCGGCACGCTCGCGCGCGAGCGCCAGTCGCCGCGTGGTGGCCACCCAGTCCGCGAAGCGGCTCGCCACCTGTTCCCGCAAGGCCAACCGCTTCGCCCAAAACTTCGCTTCTGCCGCCCGAGCTTCTTCCAAGGCAAGACGTGCAGCCGCCGCTACCTTGATGGGTAGGGCGAGATTGGTCATTGGGTCGTTCCCGAGGCCGATCGTCACATCGTTCCAACTCGCGTCGCCACCGCGCCACATGGCCTCGAGAGCGAGATGTAGATTGGTATTCGGGTAGCCAGCCTGCTCCCGCACCCGCTCCACTGCCGCAATCCACTCGAGCAATGCAGCGCGGATTTCACCATTGTTCCGCCAGGCGTACTCGACCAACCCGTCTAAACTTGGCTCCTGCTCGATTGGCGGTATGGGGCGTTGCGCGAGCGGCTCCAAATAAACGGCAGCCGCCTCCCGGCTACGCTGTTCCTGATCGACAAACCCGCGCGGCAGCAGCATACATCCTGAGGCCGCGCCCAGGGCCACGAGGCCCAAGCAAAATCGCGCTTTCATGACACACTCCTCCGGCAAAAAAGGCTATTGCGCTGTCCAACTCCGACTTGCCGCACCCGTGCACTCGGCACGCGGCGCCTAGTGCACGCCGGAGTATGTCAGAGGAGTAGTCGCACGCGCTGTGCGATCGGGCTCAGTGCCACACGGCCTGCTGGCGTATGGATGGCAATACGATAGTCGTTGAGTGCGAGCGGAACGGCGATCGTGTCGGCCGCAGTCCAAGCATGACGCATGGGCGCCCGGTCCGAAGAATTCGTGTTGGCCGGGTTGGATTCGGATGGGCTGCGAGCACAACAGCAAGGCGCCTTTAACTGCACCTCCCCGCAACACTTATGGCGAGAGGCCAAAGCAGTGGCTGTCTGGCCACACCGGCTGGCACCACATGCAGGCTGCGGAAAGCTCCCAAACAGAAGCGCCACCAAAAGCCAACTTGTCAGCAGCCACCGCAGCACAGTGTTTAACCTACACGATCCACCTCGCCCCCTGCAAGGCTTTTTGCTCGGGAATGCACATGCGGATTCCAGCTCGCAGCCGTTGCGTAGTGCCGCCACGGTCGAGAACGCCCCTTCATGATGACCGCGTCGTGGCTACCCTCGCAGGGACGTTGCCTGCAGATCCCTTGCGCAAGCTCGATCCTTTCGCTTGCTGCAACTCCCAACACCATGGCAGCGGCGGGTCGGTCTGAAACTGTAGCGTCGGCGTCCGGATTGACGGTCGAGCTCAAAGAGAACGTCTTGCACGTGCGAGTCGCTCAGCGGATGGATTTTTCTTCGGCGCCGACGTTGCTCAGAGATTTACGGTCCCTCCTGAACGGGTTCGCGGGCACGGTGGCGTTAGATCTCTCGGCTGTTCCTTACTTCGACAGTTCTGGCGGTGCGGTCGTACTGAAAATCCGCCATGAACTCCAGCAACGCGGAGGCGAACTGCAAATCGTCGGCACCAACCCGGCCATCGAGGGGCTGCTTGGTCTCGTCGATGCAGACGCGCTGTTTCGGGAGCCGCCGCACGAGCCGCCGAAGAACTTCGTACTCAAGGTCGGCGAAGGGGCCCTACAGGTCGCTCGCGACGCGTACGAACTGGTCAGCTTCACCGGAGAGCTCGTTCTTGGGCTTTGGGATGCGGTGAGGCATCCGCGTAAAATCCGCTGGCGCGAGACCTGGCTGTACATGGAGCGTACCGGAGTGGATGGTGTGCCGATCGTGGTTTTGATCAGCTTCCTCATGGGGCTCATCACCGCATTCCAAGCCGCAGTTCAGTTGACCCAGTTCGGCGCGGATATCTTCGTGGCCAATCTCGTCGGGCTTTCCATTACGCGGGAACTTGGTCCTCTAATGACCGCAATCATAGCGGCCGGGCGGTCGGGCGCTGCCTTTGCGGCAGAGATTGGAACCATGAAGGTTTCGGAAGAGGTGGACGCACTAACTACCATGGGGCTGGACCGCACACGTTTTCTGGTCACTCCCAAGGTCCTGGCCTTGGTCTTGATGTTGCCGTGTTTGACCGTCCTCGCGGATTTTGTTGGGATTCTCGGCGGGCTTGTCGTAGCTGTCGGGGGCATGGACTTACCCGCGCAAGTTTATTTCCGGCAGTTGCGTTCTGCCGTAACAGCGTGGGATGTTCTTTCTGGGCTGGTCAAAACCATTGCCTTTGCTGTCCTGATCGCCGGGGTCGGATGTTTGCGAGGGTTTCAGGCAAGTACTGGTGCCGAAAGTGTCGGGCGCATCACGACTTCGGCCATCGTGGCTGCCATCTTTCTCATTATATTGGCCGATGCTGTGTTCACGGTGATTTTCCACTACTGGTGAGGGCATGGCGCAGGATGCAGTCATCGTGGTCGAGCGGCTCACGGCCTCGTATGGCGACCGTACCATTTTGCAGAACGTTTCCTTCCAAGTGCGGCGCGGGGAGCGCTTTGTGATCGTGGGGGGGTCGGGCTGCGGCAAGACGACTTTGCTGCGCCATCTCATCGGCCTACAACGGCCAACTGCGGGGCACGTCTGGATCGACGGCGACGACGTGGGCCAGGCAGACGAAGAACAGTTGCGTCGCATCCAGCGCAAGTTCGGGGTCCTGTTCCAGTCTGGAGCGCTATTCGGCTCCTTGACCCTGGGCGAAAATATCAGCCTACCCTTGGAGGAATTTACGCGGCTGCCGCCCGATCTCATACGTGTACTCGTGCGGCTCAAGCTGAGCATGGTGCGGTTGGATGGGTTCGAGGATTTCCGCATTGCAGAGCTTTCGGGCGGGATGAAAAAGCGGGCCGGTCTGGCCCGCGCCATGGCCCTGGATCCCGCCATCCTGTTTTTCGACGAGCCGTCCGCCGGGCTCGACCCAGTGACCTCGGCGGAGCTCGACGAGTTGATTTTGCAGATCAATCGTAGCCTTGGTACGACCATTGTGGCCGTGACCCACGAACTGTCGAGCATCTTTACCATTGCCGAGCGGTGCATCCTCTTAGACCGCAGCGCCAAAGGCATCATTGCCGAAGGCGATCCGCGCGAGCTGCGCGACCATCATGCAGATCCGCGTGTCCGCGCCTTTTTCCATCGCCGGCCGGAACTGGCCACAAGGAGGGCAGCCCTTGGCTACTGAGACACACAAGTTCCAAGTAGGCGTGTTCGTGATCGTCTCGTCGGTCGTCGCCGTTGCCGGGCTCATCTGGTTGGGCGCGAGTCGCTACTTTGAAAAAACGGAGAGTTTCGTGACGTATTTCAACGAGTCCGTGCAAGGCCTCGATGTCGGTGCTGCGGTGAAGTTTCGTGGCGTGACAGCCGGGCGCGTGTCGCGCATCGCGATTGCACCCGACAATGAACTCATCGAGGTACGCATGGCGATCGACCCGACGGTAGCAGAAGCGATCCGAAAAGATCCGACCGTGCGCGCCACTCTCGAGCTCAGCGGCATCACCGGCCTGCGCTATGTGGAAATCGATCGCCGCCAAGGCGACGCATTGAACCAGAGCCCTCGGCTCGCGTTTGCGCCCCCGGCTGAGGTCATTCCCTCGGCCCGGTCCAGCTTCAAAGCCATCCAAGCCGCTCTCAGCGATGTGTACGACCGCCTCATGCAGGTGGACTACAAAGGCATTTCGGAAGACGCTCGCCATGCGCTCCAGGCTGCCTCGGCGCTCCTTCAAGATGAGCGAATCGACAGTGTCCTCACAAACCTCAAGGCAACAACCCAGTCGGCACAGCAGCTCGCGAAGAACCTGGAGCGCATGACTGCGGGAGTCCGCCTCGCACCGGCGGTGGATAATGCGACCGCCGCCACCGCAGAGGCGAAACAATTCTTCACGGACTTAACCAAAGGCAAAACGGGCCAAGAGCTGGTCCGGGCGATGACACAGCTCAACAGCTTGGTGCAAAGCACCCAACAAGCTGTACTCACTATGCAATATACGTTGGAGCGGTTAGATCGCACCGCGACAAACCTACAGGGCCTAACGGATCAGCTTCGCACGCAGCCGTCGCGGCTATTGTTCAGCGGTCCGCCCGAGGAGGAGCCATGAAGGCGCGCTGGGCGAGGGCCGGGATATGTTGCTTTCTCTGGGCGTTGTCGGGCTGTTTATCGCTCGTGCCGGTTACGCCGGCGCCGCGTGACTACGTCCCGGACTACACTCCTCCGGTGCTGCAGCACCGCCAGCTCCCCGTTGTCCTCCGCCTCGCCCCCGTGCGCGTCGCTGCCATTTACGATCGCGAACCGTTTGCCTACCGTCGTGGCGCTTATCGCGTGGGCTATTACTATTACCACCGCTGGGCGACGGCTCCTGGGCAACTGCTGACCGATCTGCTCGTGCGGGATTTCACTCAAAGCGGATTGTACCGTGCGGTTCAGCAAGGGCCGTCCGTGCTCGTTGCCGACTATCAACTCGATTTGCGGGTGGACCGCTTCGATGAAGAAATTCACTTGTCGGGTTGCAGCGCTGCAATCGTGCTGCATGCCAGTCTCCAAAGCTTTCACAGCGAGCTGAGGGACCCCGTCCGCTTGCAGCGCGTGTACGCGGAAACCGAACCGATCGCTTGCAACGAACCCGAAGCCTTTGTTGCCGGTGTGAGTCGCGTCTTGGCACGACTCTCCCAACAGCTTCAGTCTGACGTGTACGACGCGATCGTTGCGACAGAGGCAGAACTGGGACACCGGGCGTCGTTGTAACCCTGGCGTGGCCCTGCTAACGCCGCTCGCTCATGCTTCTGCTCGGTCTTTTTTGCTCGGCGCTGCTCGTCTGGCCGCTCGAGGCCAGCGGGCGCAACGTCTCTTACGCTGCTCGGGTTCAGGAGCACGTGCTGCCGAATGGGCTCAAGGTCTTGTTGCTCGAAGACCACAAAGCGCCGGTCGTTGTCTTTCAAGTCTGGTACCGCGTCGGCTCGCGCAACGAGGAGCTGGGCAAAACCGGACTGTCGCACCTCCTCGAGCACCTCATGTTCAAGGGTACCGATAAGCGGGGTCCCGAGGAATATTCGCGCATCATTCAACGCAACGGTGGCAACGAAAATGCCTTTACCGATACCGACAATACCACATATTTTGCCACGTTGGCTTCCGACCGCGTCGAAGTGGTGGTGGAGCTCGAGGCCGACCGAATGCAGAATCTGCGCTTCGACGATGCCCAGTTCCAGCCCGAGCACCAAGTTGTTGTCGAGGAACGGCGCCTGCGCACCGAAGACAATCCGACGGCAGCATTGTTCGAACTGTTGGCCGCAACGGCGTACACGGCTCATCCGTATCAGTGGCCGATTATCGGTTGGATGAACGATCTGCAAAAAGCGACGCGAGAGGATGCGCTCGCGTACTACCGTACCTACTATGCGCCGAACAACGCCTTTGTCGTGGCCGTGGGGGACTTTGCGTCCGCGCGCCTAC
This window harbors:
- the acrD2 gene encoding cation transporter, whose translation is MVATVIDWSVRNRWLVALLGAALLLLGIWSVRTIRLDAIPDLSDVQVIVVTEYPGQNPTVVDDQVTYPLASAMLSVPGSTDVRGLSMFGLSFVYVLFEDGTDLYWARTRVLEYLNYARDRLPPGVEPKLGPDATGVGWVLQYVLFPGWYCKNHPRGIWFDDEQQRWYANPAEAPSGRTTKLKKVRGFEDPGTCPLDGSPLVPAEQDLAELRSLQDWFLRYPLAAVEGVAEVATMGGFVRQVQAVLDPHVLHAYGVSLDEVARAVERSNNDVGGAVVERAEHEYMVRSRGYVRLNQLEDLGQVVVGKGKDGAPILLRQVATIEVSGAMRRGVSEYNGRGEVVGAVVIARFGENAYKVIQDAKRRLAELEEGLPPGVLVIVTYDRSALIERAVATLWRALKEELVVVTVVCFLFLLHWPSTLVVVLVLPLGLLASVAVMQLLGINANIMSLGGLALAIGVMVDSAIVMVENAQRKLAELASAERAGVDRAQRVQAVVDAAREVGPSLFYSLLIITVSFLPIFVLGEQSGRLFKPLAYTKTFAMAAGSLLSVTLVPVLMVWLIRRAGRAEHENPFNRLLVRVYEPAFWAALRWPWVTVGVVVLLGLSAVWAFRQLGEEFMPPLDEGDLLYMPTTDPSISVTKSRELLQQSDKLLRLFPEVRSVHGKIGRAETATDPAPLSMIETVIQLHTDPERWRTRPLQYFFSDWPAWLKWPLTATFWPERRRITTEELKLGWTDPDGTRHPGLNEVVHFPGVANAWPYPIENRINMLTTGIKTPVGVKILGPDLNVLNELAERTAVVLQERVRGTLSAYPERAVGAYYLDVDVRRDEIARYGLTVGDVQEVIQTAVGGREITTIVDGLARYPITVRYARELREDPEGLRQILVRTPEGEAVPLGQLVQFAVRPGPPMIRSENAQRSAWVYVDIAERDLGGYVREAQRVVAEAVPLPPGYSRVWSGRFEYLEKANQRLMVAVPATLLIVTVLLYAANGSWFRVGVVLLAVPFSLVGAFWLMWALGYNMSVAVWVGIIALLGVDAETGQIMLLYLENAYQARKQDGRMQTRADLLDAIHAGAVQRVRPKFMTVATDLLALLPLLWATGTGAEVTRRLVAPLVGGIGVSFVMELLVYPVVFYLVRRRDLPAVRLPNGPGAKDA
- a CDS encoding ABC transporter permease, with the translated sequence MAAAGRSETVASASGLTVELKENVLHVRVAQRMDFSSAPTLLRDLRSLLNGFAGTVALDLSAVPYFDSSGGAVVLKIRHELQQRGGELQIVGTNPAIEGLLGLVDADALFREPPHEPPKNFVLKVGEGALQVARDAYELVSFTGELVLGLWDAVRHPRKIRWRETWLYMERTGVDGVPIVVLISFLMGLITAFQAAVQLTQFGADIFVANLVGLSITRELGPLMTAIIAAGRSGAAFAAEIGTMKVSEEVDALTTMGLDRTRFLVTPKVLALVLMLPCLTVLADFVGILGGLVVAVGGMDLPAQVYFRQLRSAVTAWDVLSGLVKTIAFAVLIAGVGCLRGFQASTGAESVGRITTSAIVAAIFLIILADAVFTVIFHYW
- a CDS encoding ABC transporter ATP-binding protein, with product MAQDAVIVVERLTASYGDRTILQNVSFQVRRGERFVIVGGSGCGKTTLLRHLIGLQRPTAGHVWIDGDDVGQADEEQLRRIQRKFGVLFQSGALFGSLTLGENISLPLEEFTRLPPDLIRVLVRLKLSMVRLDGFEDFRIAELSGGMKKRAGLARAMALDPAILFFDEPSAGLDPVTSAELDELILQINRSLGTTIVAVTHELSSIFTIAERCILLDRSAKGIIAEGDPRELRDHHADPRVRAFFHRRPELATRRAALGY
- a CDS encoding glycerophosphoryl diester phosphodiesterase, yielding MATETHKFQVGVFVIVSSVVAVAGLIWLGASRYFEKTESFVTYFNESVQGLDVGAAVKFRGVTAGRVSRIAIAPDNELIEVRMAIDPTVAEAIRKDPTVRATLELSGITGLRYVEIDRRQGDALNQSPRLAFAPPAEVIPSARSSFKAIQAALSDVYDRLMQVDYKGISEDARHALQAASALLQDERIDSVLTNLKATTQSAQQLAKNLERMTAGVRLAPAVDNATAATAEAKQFFTDLTKGKTGQELVRAMTQLNSLVQSTQQAVLTMQYTLERLDRTATNLQGLTDQLRTQPSRLLFSGPPEEEP